In the Deltaproteobacteria bacterium genome, one interval contains:
- a CDS encoding c-type cytochrome gives MQTSAKIKMIGVLLLSVFWLLAGPASGQTDNQDLIAKGQYIFAVAGGCACHSEPKKAANAGARAFPIPTGKVYSTNITPDKDTGLGNWTDQQIIDAIVKGVRRDGSKLLPVMPFEKYSGMAEEDLKALVAYLRTLKPVKKATPELKSWAPFTRSIGARLYLAVFGRFAATPTQPPKSGVERGRYLVEHVAICGDCHTPRNFAGAPNRVLYMAGVTEKASPLGEGVPNITPDKETGIGDWKRDDMVELLKSGIKADLDNVQGLMLEVIQGAGHGYKDMTKEDMLAIADYLKSIPVIKNKVK, from the coding sequence CAAACATCAGCGAAGATTAAAATGATCGGGGTTCTGTTATTGAGTGTTTTCTGGCTGCTCGCTGGACCCGCCAGCGGCCAAACCGACAACCAGGATTTGATCGCCAAAGGCCAGTACATTTTCGCCGTCGCCGGCGGCTGCGCTTGCCACAGCGAGCCGAAAAAAGCAGCCAACGCTGGCGCCCGCGCCTTTCCGATCCCCACCGGCAAAGTTTACAGCACGAATATCACGCCGGACAAAGACACCGGCCTGGGCAATTGGACCGACCAGCAAATCATCGATGCCATCGTCAAAGGCGTGCGCCGCGACGGCAGCAAACTCTTGCCGGTCATGCCCTTTGAAAAATATTCCGGCATGGCCGAAGAAGATTTGAAAGCGTTAGTCGCCTATCTGCGCACGCTCAAGCCGGTGAAAAAAGCGACTCCGGAACTAAAAAGCTGGGCGCCGTTTACGCGCAGTATCGGCGCGCGTTTGTATCTCGCCGTGTTCGGCCGCTTCGCAGCAACTCCAACGCAACCACCCAAGAGCGGTGTCGAGCGCGGCCGCTATTTGGTCGAGCATGTCGCCATCTGCGGCGATTGCCACACGCCGAGAAATTTTGCCGGCGCGCCCAACCGCGTCCTCTACATGGCCGGCGTAACCGAGAAAGCGAGCCCCCTAGGCGAAGGCGTGCCCAACATCACCCCAGACAAAGAAACCGGCATCGGCGACTGGAAACGCGACGATATGGTCGAGCTGCTCAAATCCGGCATCAAGGCCGATCTTGATAACGTCCAAGGCCTAATGCTCGAAGTGATTCAAGGCGCCGGCCATGGCTACAAAGACATGACCAAGGAAGACATGCTGGCGATCGCCGATTATCTGAAATCGATTCCGGTGATAAAGAATAAAGTTAAATAG